The genomic interval CATCGCAGGCATCGCCTTCCCAGACTGGGCCTACAAGCCAGAGTCGAGCCCAGGCTCACGGCAGATCCAGCTGTGGCACTTCATCCTGGAGCTGCTGCAAAAGGAAGAGTACCAGGGGGTGATCGCCTGGCAGGGCGACTATGGCGAGTTCGTCATCAAGGACCCTGATGAGGTGGCCAGACTCTGGGGCATCCGCAAATGCAAACCTCACATGAACTACGACAAGCTGAGCCGCGCACTGAGGTAGGGCCCGAGAGGGTGGTGCCATGGCCGCAGGCGAGCTCTCAGGAGCCCTCATCACTCATACTTCCTCTTAATGACCATGTGTCAGTCTCACCCAACCCCAtttctctgctcctcctccatgCTCTTCCTCCATGTTTTTCTTCCATGTGTCTGTGCAGGGAGCAGCAGTGTCAGGAGGAGTTTGACATTGGGGGGGGATGATAAATATTGTGACATCGCAATGGACACACATGCAAAAGTCATATCACAAAAGGATGCGATGTAAGCAAGACTTTAAAACAATTCTAgaataataaagatttcatcatttaaaataaaactaacactGTTTATGGTACAGTGTCATAACTAAACAGAACCCAAAAAATGACTGATTCATAtgataaaatgttttgtttctgATAATGTTCCGGACAGACATGACAAAGGATGGATAATCCACATTGTGGCTTACGACGTTGGGACTCTACTGAACTCAAAAAAACAAGATACAAAAGTACCATGATGGGTCAAAAACAAAGTAGCTACAACACAAAAactaaggcagggaacaatacAGGAACAACCATAGTAGAACAGCAGCACACACAAGGAGAATTTTTGGGAGAATCCAGGTAAAATACTAAAATGCCTGAAAAGAACGTTGCACACGTTTCCTGCGCTGCATCTATAACCTTCTGGTTTGCCCAGCCACCATACAACCCTCTGCCCACTAATCATGGGGTTCTGAGACCACCTGGTAACCCACTGGGGGCGAATGAAGACCGGAACCATGTTGTCATTGTCATTTTTGTCCAATTGTCATTGTAATTCCTCAGGAGCTGCTGTGAATACAGGGTTTGGTGATATCAAATAAAGGATATTACCAAAGTGTATATCTCCTCTCCCACGCCATTCCTTGTGATGATCCGGTGACTTCTCCCTTGTTGTCTTTGACCATCCTGATAAAAACCAAATGCTGGCTTTTCAGTCTTCGCCTATGCTGGGATCTGTGACTCTACCTGGAGTATTAATTACACACAGGAGCGTACAGGTGTGGGGCTCCGGCCAGCTCCAGATTAATGTCTCTGGGCCCCTTAATGTCCCTCCAGTTCCACTACAAGACAAATGTCACATACGGCTAATTCGCTCACATAGACACACCCTCACGCCTGTTTCCCCCTCTCTATTCCATCCTTTCTTTTCCTGTCCTATgtttcccccctcccctctcctcccctcccATCATTCTGCCCTCTCAGTAATAGGTGCTGTCGGTGGGGTCTAATTGTTATGAATTGGCTAGGCCCTTAATTAGCCTCGTTGATTAGCCCTGCTTAATTGCTCAATTACTGCTAGCACGCAATCGCCCTGCGAAGTAAATGCAtacaaattattaaaatgacttgACATAGTCACTGTATGCCCTGCATAGCGATGACAGGCACACATAAGTCTTATTATAcagttaaacatttaaatacaaattcatatttgtatcCTTTACTGTAATTTAtgctgaaataaattttttcTGTATATAAACATGATGCCAAGTACTTGTATAAACAGCtgctacatacatatatatgtgtgcgtgcgcgtgtgcgtgtgtgtgtctttaatATCAAATAGCGTTTCCATTCTATGCAAACTTCATTTGCCTTGCCCCAATGTTAGGTCCTACGGTAACCCGCTGCAGGAGCCAGCGCAGCAGTGAGCTTCCCTTAACCCGTCCCCTGTATTAACCCCCTTTGCTTTACTCACTCTTCTCTACCCTTCTGATCCTTTTCTCTTCTCCCCCCTCTTTCCTCTGTCTCCTTTGAACCAGGTACTACTACAACAAGCGCATTCTGCACAAAACCAAAGGCAAGCGCTTTACCTACAAGTTCAACTTTAGCAAGGTGGTTCTGGTGAACTATCCTCTACTGGACATGGCCAGCTCCCCCTTCCTGCTGGCCCAAAACCACTTCAACGGAGGTTCGGCAGCGCCAGACTGCAGCCCGGTCTCTCCAGAGGTACCGGAGGATAGCCTAGTTAGACagatggagggagggaaggaaggATGTTTTTGTGCCAGACTTTGTTCGACTGCTTAATTGTTTATCAATTACACCAACCAGCAATACAATTACAATTGCCTATATAGTTTTTGAAACACTGTCAGTATACTCTGCAAATCATTAAACGTCTACAAGAGCAAAAAAGACGCTCCTGTTAcacttgttttaaaaaaaagaacaaacattTGTATGTCAGTATAAATAATGCCTTTCATAATAGTCTTTTAAAACCATGAGTCTTTGTGAACTTTTCCattatacaataaaatttaattttctttaaagCGAACGCTCAATAAGGGAATAACACTTAATAACACAATCCGACTCCTTTAGAGATCGGCGCTGGTACTCAAAACAAAGTGAAGGACGGGGGACGGGGGGTGTTAGATGTCCTTAAAACAAAAGCAGACATTATCCCCTTTCATTCCCATCTCACATCATGTATCCTTCGCTGTCAtcgattgaaaaaaaaatgaaagaaatgaaGGCGTATATCAGATCAGTCGGTGGGGTAATTAATTCAAGTTTTCGTTAAGCAATCGAGATCTTGTGGCTTGGAAGTACAGTCTCTGACTTCAAACTTTGAACTCCACAGTGACAGAAATTATTGATCGCTTCTGCTCAGAGCCCTCGGCCCCCCGGGGACAACTTGCGACTTTGCCGTTTCCTTTATTTAGCCCCTCTCGGCCGTGGCTCCCGCGCCACCCCTTAAAAAGAGGACCTTCTGTGTATTCTTCTCCTTTTCTGACCTAGCCGATTCCTCTCTTCCTCTACTACATCTCAAGGAAGACTGGGTTTCAATACTGTGGTCGTTTCCTTGCATTTCCCGATCCACCCATCTGTTTGCCCGGTTGTCTGTATTGTACCGTATCAGTGTTGTTTCCTGGGGGCTGTCCCGTCTTTCATCTCTTCATTGCTTTggtaacccctccccccccacacgccATGTTATGGGACAGGGTCAGCGGAGTCCACCttttgtttctctgtgtgtgtaagtgttCCCATTTCCACTTGCAAACTGGCCTTCCGTTAAAAAAACCTTCATTATAACAATCATTTAAATAACTGCATATTGGTTCTAGTAGCAATGTACTGAAAGAGATCAGTTGTGGAACTGATGGATTCCTTTTAAATACTGATCCTGGCAGTCTTCTTGTTATAGTATCAATGTTCAGTGGTTCAGATCAAATTCAAAGTCAAATCTTTTGAAGTACAAATATTCACAAACAATATTTTTCCCACAACAAAAGGACTTCTCTATGTCATCAAGAGGTAAAAGTATCAAGATCTGATAAATCGTGTCAAAAACATTTAAGATATGCATAATATATTAGCGGTGCTTTTTTCCTATTTGCTATCATGTGACTCAAATAGTAATCATAGATTATTAAGCCACAGAAGAGTCAATTTTGTCCTTTTCCACTGAATTGCCTTTGCATATACTGTAATGTCCCAGTGGATCAATTGAGTTAATCTCTCTggtactctctctctctctctctctttctctctcactcactcactcattcctTTCCTGCTTCCTTCCTTCTCTATTGCAGGCACTGCAGTCCCTGTTTCCACGGTTGCCAGATTCTGGGAGAGGGGGCTCCCTGTTCGAGAGGAGTGCAGGCCCGCCGGGGCCCGATGGGGACAAGCTAAGACTTGATGCCTTCCCGTTCCTCAGCTCAGGTGAGATGGCGTGATGGTGAGCTTTGCACGGTGCTGAAAGATGTCATCTCCTCACGGGCATATTAACGCTTTGAATCCACAAAGAGGACAGGAGACTATGGAGTGAAGTATATGGAGATCCTGCTGCCCTACATCGAATTAAACTATTTGGAAAGACAGATGGAGGTGTGGGAGGGGGAGAAAGGGAGGGGCATTAAAAATCACCCAGAGAGCGTGAGATTAATTGGATGCAGGGTTTTGGCGTGGGAGCACATCTGCCTGCCTACAGTTGCACTTGTCTGTTGGAACGCCGGTTACCTTTCTGGACACTAGGTCGCTCAGTGTGTGCATCTCTGCATAGCTGCTTTTGCGTActcttttaaaatttatttatttgcttgtttcaCCCCCACTACTTTGTTTTTCCTGAGGTGTCTCTCCCTCCTTTCTCTCCTTATGCATCTCCCCTCCCATGTGTCCCCCCTGTCCTAATCCCTTCCCAGGCAGGAAGGGCCTAATTGAGGGTGCAGGCTTCAGTTTGTGGCCTGTGGGCGCCCATTACTGTGTTTTTATAAGCAAGTGAGGTCTGTCTGACTGATTCAATATTCATGTGTCTGCCAGCTACTCCCAGCCTAACGCAGTGAGATCCTACCGTGCCAAATTAGCCCTCCATATCAAATAACAAAACCAGGGAGGTGCTTAAAAAAGCAGGCAGAATGAAGTGTGCCCTGTTTGACAATTTTTGGGGCTGAAATGTGATTCTTTTGTTCCACCTGCATGGAAacttaataatgtgcttttcatttttgccattaataatcCTATTTCAGCACAATAGCAGtttaaatatctaaatatatGTGCCGAATAGCTGAtgtctgtttgtttatatatgtgCAGAATAGCTGATgtatgtttgtttatatatgtgCAGAATAGCTGATGTCTGTTTGTTTATGATATCCCTGTTGTGTCATAGTTCAAGTTCAAATTTGCTGTCATGTGTACTTTGTGCAATGAGCCTGTCACTGCATACCTCCTGCAAGCTGACAGGTAGCAGTTTATTAACAGAGAATCACATGACGTGTCTGTGCTGTccactgtgtgttctgtgatACTCTTGTTCGAGTTTATAACTCTGCTTCTCTCCGCCCCCTTGTCTGCTGCAGGTGCCCCCTGTTATTCCAAGCCCCCCTCCCTCTTGGGCCCTTACCCCCGTAATCCACCATTTGACTACCCATGGAGCTTCAACCCCTACCTCCCAGGGGCTTTCTCCCTCAACAACTGCCCCAAACTGCCCCCTGGCTCCCTGTATCAGTCCCACTTTTACCCCAACCCCTTGCCGACCAGCCTGTCCCAGCTGCCCAATCCTTTCTCCTCACTTCTGCCACCTGGAGACGGAGCAGAGAGAGTTGGGGCACAAGCTGGGGGCGCCGGTGGCACCGTGGGAGGCCTACCAGCCAGGCTCTGCATGCCCCCCTACTCCGGCACCTTGGCTCTCAATCGGACTGAGATGGGAAACGGAGGTGCAGGGGAGAGAGAAAGGTGCGAGGTCAACGCAGGAGCTAATGGCAGCCTAGGGTTGGGACTCGGACTGGGTTTAGGACTGGGATTAGGGGGCGTTGCTTTGGGGAATGGCGGGGGAAGGCAGAGCCCATCAGAGAGGCGCGGGGCCGTGAAACAGGACCCTGAGTCTGACTCAGAGCTGGAGATCACAGATCTGAGCGACTGCAGCTCTGATAATGAAAATGAGCCTGAATTTATCATGTCCAAGGATGGCAGGCTGAGTAGCCGATCGCAGATTCTGGAAGCCAAAAGAGCAACACCTTTACCACCTCTCTCCTCCCTCACAAAAGCTGGCTCTCCACGTCCTCTAAAAAGCGTAGCGCCCTCAGCACCTTCCACCCCTTCCCTCCCCAGGTCCCTgtccccgtctctctctctggtAGATAGACACAGGCAAACAGAAGCACTCAAACTCACTCATAGCTAATAAATTTTTGTCTCTTGTTCATATTCCTTCaactctctctccctttctcttcTGGTCCCTTCTCTTTGGGATCCATAtgttatttattctttttttggtTCCTACCTTTGCATTTCTACCTGTATACTTCCCAGTCTCTCTTGGCACCATTGCTTTCGGTTTCTCTTCCCCTTTTCACCTGTTCTGATCTTCTCACATTTGGATTTTGACCTCTTGATTTTCTGTCTGTCATAACTTACACTCAACTCAACAAAATCTCATTTCATCAGTCACCTGTTACCCTGTAATGTTTATGTGTCCCGTTTACTTGTGTCCATTTAAATGAGATTATATTCAGGCATATTCCTTTACTTATTTTTGTTTCCTCAGATAGTACACCATTCCACAAAACCTCAGATACTTAATTTGTTTTTGATTGTGTATGATATATATTTGTTCTGACATGGTCATGTTGAACCCCTTTTTCCATGAGTGTACTCTACAACGTAACACTGTACTCCTCTATACTGTCAACCATACTACCCTATATTACTAAGGTAGGGAACATTAGTAGATACCACAGGGGACATTGAGATCATGACtactacattttaaaatatatatctgAGACATCACATTGAAAGAAAAGTGACAATACTGCATTAAACAGCACTtatatcaggggtctccaactccggtcctgaaGAGCTACTaaccagtaggttttctatcctacctggcttctgatgagccacactagttctcaggtaaataccaggagcaggtgtggttcatcagaagccaggtaggatagaaaacttactggatagtagctctccaggaccggagttggagacccctgacttATATATTGAATTTTGCCCGGTTATTAAGGGTCTACTTTCTGACAATTATTGCGTAGTGTTGCCATCTAGTGGGCAGTACATGTtactacatttaaaaaaattaggaTAACTTTCCTGACACcaagagctttttttttttaaccgtaACTACGTTGAGAGGCCTATTTTAAGGGGAGGGCTTTATGTTATATATAGGTTTGCCATCGCCCCCCAACAAAAACTCAGACCccctatccattcatctctaagTACACCCCTGCTTCAAGATATTGTAGTAAATCTCAAATGCAaaccaatgcatttttattaaatgtttattatctATATTAATGTAAAACTGTACAAAGCAACCCAATTTCAAACGTCACCTCATGAAAACATCatgaaaagagagagagagtaggaAAGATCAAAACATTTGTATCTATACTccatgtatatattttattgtgtAAATTCAATTATTATAAGCATTAATAACAGATCTAGTTGTATTTGTGTGATTTAACtcagcatttaaaaacaaatatctGAAAATAGATAACTGTAAGTGTGTTTAATGATTAAAGGTATTAACCACAGCTTTCAGACTTTTACAATGAAGTTTTATGAGAAGAACAATGTTTGAACTGGGAATTTTGTTCTGTTTCTTTGAATTGTCCCTAATTATTCCCATTAGATACCGTCACAATGCAATGTATATTGAATCTGTTGATTTAGAGTATtccttttgtttattttcatagTTAGCGATCACTCAGTGTAACTGTAATGTGAATATGTTGTTAAATATAATGTGAATATGTTGGCTACTTCATATTGTTTCTTTTAAAGTTGTCATTAATTTTGCTAATGCTTTTATCCAGGGTGACATTTAAGTAATACAAGCATAtaaattgaaatactgttataGGGGATCTATTTTTTCGGTGCAATAAAACGAATATGAACAACAGAGCAGAGTGCTAATACACAACATACAGCGTATTCACTATTTAGTTGTTTTGTTAACATGCTGTAGGGTAAGATATGCACTTAGACATTATAAGGTAAGAGATAAGAGATACTGATGCAATGATACTGTACAGGTCTGTGAGCACTGATTTTCATAGGAAGGCCCAGAAAAAATTAATATGCCTTCCAAAACTCATTCTTTATTGCATAGTCTTCTAACACAACTGTAAATAAATCTAGTTCCTTGTAAAATCTTCTTCCTGtgtgaaaaaaatcaagaatGCAGTGAGATTATGAGTCAATTTCTTTGTTGAACTGTAAAAAGGATAAAGggatgaaaagacaaaaaagaaaacaagaaaataataTCTTCAAAAGCAATAAACTTTTTTCTGAAGTTTCGGCAGTGCCCACGTTACATTGTGTTATTTGTGTGTGGACTGTTTATGGGCTGCTGCTGGTGTGTCATATGCAGACATCATGCTTGTTGCATCTAGTTTCAGTGCCTTTTGCCCATAATCCATTGCGTATAGGTTTGCATGATTGTGAGGTGAGTTACAGATAACCAGACTCAGGTAGTGATCGCCAAAACAACACCTCATAAACCATTTGTGATATTTTTTGTTCCATTTTTTGTTGGCTTGCTTTGGGCCATGTTTTGAGCCATTAATTTAACAGACAGCACCACCTAGTGGGGTTAGAAAATACAGGAAATGGTTCATGAACCATCATTTTGCCCATGACTACTTAGAGGCTTTTACATTATGCTTGATATTGAAATCCACGCTAAAATGTAACCTCATGTTGTACAGATAACAGCATTGT from Paramormyrops kingsleyae isolate MSU_618 chromosome 9, PKINGS_0.4, whole genome shotgun sequence carries:
- the erfl1 gene encoding ETS domain-containing transcription factor ERF-like produces the protein MDCSCVSDLLLTPPVPALWTPGIAFPDWAYKPESSPGSRQIQLWHFILELLQKEEYQGVIAWQGDYGEFVIKDPDEVARLWGIRKCKPHMNYDKLSRALRYYYNKRILHKTKGKRFTYKFNFSKVVLVNYPLLDMASSPFLLAQNHFNGGSAAPDCSPVSPEALQSLFPRLPDSGRGGSLFERSAGPPGPDGDKLRLDAFPFLSSGAPCYSKPPSLLGPYPRNPPFDYPWSFNPYLPGAFSLNNCPKLPPGSLYQSHFYPNPLPTSLSQLPNPFSSLLPPGDGAERVGAQAGGAGGTVGGLPARLCMPPYSGTLALNRTEMGNGGAGERERCEVNAGANGSLGLGLGLGLGLGLGGVALGNGGGRQSPSERRGAVKQDPESDSELEITDLSDCSSDNENEPEFIMSKDGRLSSRSQILEAKRATPLPPLSSLTKAGSPRPLKSVAPSAPSTPSLPRSLSPSLSLVDRHRQTEALKLTHS